In the genome of Chaetodon auriga isolate fChaAug3 chromosome 15, fChaAug3.hap1, whole genome shotgun sequence, one region contains:
- the zcchc10 gene encoding zinc finger CCHC domain-containing protein 10 — MATPMHRIIARRQAEANKQHVRCQKCLEMGHWTYECTGKRKYVHRPSRTTEMKKKLKENENKPDGITGPGREGSSEKKIKKKAKDSSDSSSDSDGSSSDSSSDSSDSSSSSSDDSDSSSDSDDDSSSSSSSSSSSSSSSDSSDSGSSSDSDQGPPRKKKKKK; from the exons ATGGCGACTCCCATGCATAGAATAATAGCCAGGAGGCAAGC ggaggcaaacaaacaacatgtgcGCTGTCAGAAGTGTTTGGAGATGGGACACTGGACCTATGAATGCACTGGGAAGAGAAAATATGTGCACAGGCCGTCAAGAACAACtgagatgaagaagaaactcaaggagaatgaaaacaaacccGATGGCATCACTGG ACCAGGAAGAGAAGGCTCCAGtgagaagaaaattaaaaagaa GGCTAAAGACTCCAGCgacagcagcagtgattcaGACGGCTCCTCCAGTGACTCATCGTCAGACAGCAGCgactcctccagctcctcttcagATGACAgcgacagcagcagtgacagcgaCGATGACagctcttcctcatcctcctcttcctcctcctcctcgtcgtCCTCAGACAGCTCAGACTCAGGGAGCAGCAGCGATTCAGATCAGGGACCTccaaggaagaagaaaaagaagaaatga